The following proteins are co-located in the Polystyrenella longa genome:
- the glgA gene encoding glycogen synthase GlgA: MRIVIASSEAVPYAKTGGLADVAAALPQAISKMGHEVWLAMPYYRKMEEQIDRAKYPIHETGIEFDIQMGEKTMTGELLWSELPNSNVTVLLIDQPDYFNRPQLYQENGHDYADNCERFAFFSRAVIEVCKKLVLRPHIVHANDWQTGLIPALLQTEYAYHPQFLRTRSMFTIHNLAYQGQFWHWDMELTGLDWKYFNWRQMEAYGQLNLMKTGIVFSDAITTVSPSYAKEIQTPNFGCGLEEVLATHHDKMSGILNGVDTRIWSPETDTHLVENYDARTVGEGKAVCKKSLQERLGLPQKAATPLIGMISRLASQKGLDIISQILEEVIQRDVQFLFLGTGESRYEDHLRYLANQYPDQIATYIGFDEGLAHQIEAGSDMFLMPSAYEPCGLNQMYSMLYGTPPIVHVTGGLADSVVDTTKETLSSGKATGFSFRHYNAESLQATIHRSLDLFDEKEDWNKLVQNCMKGDWSWTRSAKEYINIYQRLCSSPREAIPVTA; this comes from the coding sequence ATGCGTATTGTGATTGCCAGTTCGGAAGCGGTTCCCTATGCCAAAACTGGTGGGCTGGCGGATGTCGCTGCAGCCTTGCCTCAGGCGATCAGCAAGATGGGGCATGAGGTCTGGCTGGCGATGCCGTATTACCGGAAGATGGAGGAGCAGATCGACCGGGCGAAATATCCGATCCATGAAACGGGCATCGAGTTCGATATCCAGATGGGCGAAAAAACGATGACTGGGGAACTGCTCTGGTCGGAATTGCCGAACTCCAATGTCACTGTGCTGTTGATCGATCAACCCGACTACTTCAATCGTCCCCAGCTCTATCAGGAAAACGGTCACGATTACGCCGACAACTGTGAACGGTTTGCGTTCTTCAGTCGGGCCGTGATCGAAGTCTGCAAAAAGCTGGTCCTGCGACCGCACATCGTGCATGCGAATGACTGGCAGACCGGTTTGATTCCGGCGCTGTTGCAGACGGAGTACGCCTACCATCCCCAGTTCCTGCGCACGCGGTCGATGTTTACGATCCACAACCTGGCGTATCAGGGCCAGTTCTGGCATTGGGACATGGAACTGACGGGCCTCGACTGGAAGTACTTCAACTGGCGCCAGATGGAAGCCTACGGTCAACTCAACCTGATGAAGACCGGCATTGTTTTCTCCGATGCGATCACCACCGTCAGTCCGTCCTATGCTAAAGAAATTCAGACACCGAATTTTGGATGCGGGTTGGAGGAAGTTCTCGCGACGCATCATGATAAGATGTCCGGAATTCTGAACGGGGTCGATACCCGTATCTGGTCACCCGAAACGGATACGCATCTCGTTGAAAATTACGATGCGCGGACCGTGGGGGAAGGGAAAGCGGTCTGTAAAAAATCATTACAGGAACGGCTCGGTCTTCCCCAGAAAGCTGCGACGCCCTTGATCGGAATGATCTCTCGACTGGCGAGCCAGAAGGGGCTCGACATCATCTCGCAGATTCTGGAAGAAGTGATTCAGCGCGATGTGCAGTTCCTCTTCCTGGGAACGGGCGAATCGAGATACGAAGATCATCTACGATATCTGGCGAATCAATACCCGGATCAGATTGCGACTTACATCGGGTTCGATGAAGGGCTTGCCCATCAGATTGAAGCGGGCTCGGATATGTTCCTGATGCCGAGTGCTTACGAGCCCTGCGGTTTGAATCAAATGTATTCGATGCTATACGGTACTCCTCCGATTGTGCATGTGACAGGCGGGTTGGCAGACTCGGTGGTGGATACGACGAAGGAAACGTTGTCCTCGGGCAAGGCAACCGGCTTCTCCTTCCGGCACTACAATGCCGAATCGCTGCAGGCAACGATTCATCGCTCACTCGATCTCTTCGATGAAAAAGAAGATTGGAACAAGCTCGTGCAGAACTGCATGAAGGGGGACTGGAGTTGGACCCGCAGCGCGAAAGAGTATATTAATATTTACCAGCGCCTCTGTAGTTCACCTCGCGAAGCGATCCCCGTGACCGCTTAG